The following are from one region of the Paenibacillus sp. JZ16 genome:
- the ric gene encoding iron-sulfur cluster repair di-iron protein, with protein MSSFTLQSQVSDIVTSIPQTADLFRSLRIDFCCGGQVPLEEAAKQRNLEPAAVLEKVQTLENKFADYQESRPASLRESELIEYIQHKHHAFLRDELPALTPYVTKLARVHGEHHPELLRVQELFSDLKKELLEHTMDEDEHVFPLILKFVAEPNHQAAAELKPHVSELEDEHAHAGRLLQELREVTADFELPSDACGTYRLVYQRLAMLEKDTFEHIHLENNILFERILEAV; from the coding sequence ATGAGTTCATTCACGCTTCAGAGCCAGGTATCCGATATTGTTACATCCATCCCGCAAACGGCGGATTTATTCCGATCACTCCGGATTGATTTTTGTTGTGGAGGGCAGGTGCCACTGGAAGAAGCAGCTAAACAGCGTAATTTGGAACCTGCCGCCGTACTGGAGAAGGTTCAAACCCTGGAGAACAAGTTTGCCGATTATCAGGAAAGCCGTCCGGCTTCACTGAGGGAATCCGAACTGATTGAATACATCCAGCATAAACATCATGCCTTCTTGCGGGATGAATTACCTGCTTTAACGCCGTATGTGACGAAGTTGGCACGCGTTCATGGAGAGCATCATCCCGAGCTTCTCCGGGTGCAGGAGCTTTTCTCGGATCTGAAAAAAGAACTGCTGGAGCATACGATGGATGAGGACGAGCATGTATTCCCGCTTATCTTGAAATTTGTTGCAGAGCCTAACCACCAAGCTGCAGCGGAGCTTAAGCCGCATGTGTCTGAGCTGGAAGATGAACATGCTCACGCCGGCAGATTGCTTCAAGAGCTCAGGGAAGTAACCGCTGATTTCGAACTTCCGTCGGATGCCTGCGGCACGTATCGGCTGGTCTATCAACGGTTGGCCATGCTTGAAAAGGACACCTTCGAGCATATCCATCTGGAAAACAACATCTTGTTTGAGCGGATTCTCGAAGCGGTATAA